CCATCCATGAAGAATCTATATGATAACTATTTAATGTAAGTAAATTGATGCCTTGTCAAATTGCATATATTTCCATATTGACgccgataattttttatttaattaaatatcgATAATTATTCAACGGTATAATTTCTTGATGAGAGTGTATATGTAGACCCTCCGAAGACTTCTCAATCCAAACATATCACGTGATAATAACACGAGTAAGTATTGCACGTTATACTAATCTATAAACTATCGGTGGAATGCTCAAATTAAACTCATGCGTAAGAGCATATTGTTGCATATACGGATCACGAGACATACTAAGAATGATCCCTTTGAACATCTATCATCGGCGTTAAACAGTTTACTCAGAACACGTTGGAACAAAAGAGATTtagttaatattaaaaataataataatatttatactaATTAACTGATTACTTCACACGCCACCAAAGCCAACCGCAAGACACCCGTTAAAGGCTCCCTCTCACCCCGCCTTCCTCCATCCCTCTAGTATATTGCCGCTCACTTCGCCGATTCCGATGTAGTCGATGCTCTATATATAAGCGTATAGAGAAAGAGAGCAAGTAGCGGACACCAACGAGAAAGAGGGAGGAGTTCCGGCGGCCGGTCTCCATGGCGAGTGAGCTGACTCGgaagaacagcagcagcagcagccggcgGAACTGGGCCGGCGGCTACCAGGACCCGGCGGACGTGCTCCGGCAAAGGAGCATTGCCGCTGAAGAAGGGGACGAGAGGGAGAGCCTCATGTGGGCGGCGCTGGAGAAGCTGCCGACGTACGACCGCATGCGAAAGGGGATCATCCGACAGACGGTTGACGGCGGAGGCGCCCTCTGCAGCGAGGTCGACATCCACCGGCTTCGTCGCCAGGACCGGAAGCTCCTTCTCGATCGCATCTTCCGGGTGGTGGAGGAGGACAACGAGCGCTTCCTCAAGCGCCTCAGAGACCGAATGGACCGGTTCATTTCTTCCCCCGCACGGGTTCTCTTTTTCTTGAATTCGAGATTTTGTTCAAGAATCGGCAACATTGTGCAATTTAATTTGACCAATTTCATGATATCTATGACTAGTTTTGGACGGGATGTGTTTCAAAAATTCATCTCGTTCTTGAATCATGCATGCTGCAAAAAATTGAGGAAGCGCACCCTTAGATTTTTATCAAGTTTCCCAGCCAGGGCAAGCAAGAGTGTTGTTTTCCCTGAGGCTGGAGGTCCAAGAAGCAATGTCATCCTGAGAGTGGATTAGATTTAAAACAACTGAGATTCTTGTTTTAAACTCAGTCCATAGAGCCCTATAAGTCTAGAAACCCAATTTTCACCTCAATGAAACAACATTGCATGGCATGATTTGATGTATGATTATTTGGACTCTAATTCTTGCAGGAAAACAATTAGAAATTTGCTGtcattctttttaactcttggtaAGTGAAGTTTGGTTCAAATTTAGTATTGGGCTCACTCCCAATAATTGAAGTTTTGGATTTCCATTTTTCtttgtctttttattttatttttggtttatatatatatatatatatatatatatatatatatatatatatggagatagatagatagatagatagatagatagatagatagatagatagatagatagagagagagagagagagagagagagagagagagagagagagagagctcttgGATGAATTGGTCACCCAACTAAACTTATAAGATGATTTAGAGCAGGTAATGAGGATGAATCTTGGCTTGCTCAACCATTGTTTTTCTTATATTTATATGTAGGCCTTAATCCTTTTATCAGATTTGTACCGTCAAGGGACATGTTAAAGCTAAAATACATTACCAGGTCCTTTCTCGTTAGTTTAAGCATTTAGGAAACCACATATATAGTCCTTATTCTTTATCTGAAAGTGAATGCTAAGATAGTACCAATATTATGTTTCCAAAGCTACAAGAACATACAAACATGCTACATCTCTTGAAAAGCTCTAGAATTTGTTTCAACCAATTTTCCTAAGATTTTAAAACCAAAACAGGCAGGAATTTGATGTCTGCAGATTTTCATTACTTTActgaaaaaaataaagatatggatcgtaattttttttcttaagcaaTTAAACATTAAACGTATCGCAAGGCATTGatgccatgacatagtgtattgatacatgaaattgatcccatgacatagtgtattgatacactgtatgccattgatgcatcaatgtggtgctgatcgtagattgatcatcatgaatcatatttgtccgagacagctcttgaggcatatattggtgaatgtcagagcttctactttcgctactgatctgttgctctgtatcatactgttgctcagagaaggatgaccaactatcaccatactgttattgcccgtatgattctccataatacgatagctgtgaatacgatgagttttTTTCTGTGTCTATACGATGGCTACTAATCTTCTACTTTATTCCTCTTAATCTTTctaaattagcctcgattgaattcacaaatcgttgttttgtagagtttaaaagagaaaaaagagtttgagatagtttaagaaagCATAAGAAtataatggagtgaaataggaaAGAAGAAGGATTTAAATACTAGACATCTATGGAATCAGACCGTTGAAATTGTCCCGCCTTTCCCTTGTGCCCTGGAAATTGATTAGCATCCACATTGCCTTGAAGCTTAAGCTCGACCTTATCTTATTTCTTATTGTCCAAAATATACCTAAGCACATAAAAGTCAATCGTGCTATGGGATATCTTCCGGTGATAGATAGAGAATCGCGAATGCTTCTCGTCTTCAGCAGTCGGGATAGTTGTAACAGAAGGTAGCTCCATAACCCTATCTTCCAGCCATTTAAGGAAAATCACCCTAACGTTCTCTTATGTGCATGGAAACTTTGGCAACTCAGGTATTTATAGGTCAGTTACTTATTCTATTTCTATTAGAGAACCCCCTTTCGCCAACAAATGTAATTGAACTTTCATCTGTCCTTCACCGGTTTATTACCCTGACTTTATATCTTAGTTAAGCTCTCGAGTTGCGAACTTCTTATTTAGAGCCTAGGAGCTGTGCCAGGAAAGTAGACCAGATCTGATGCAAGCAACGAAGCGGGAAGTGAATGAGTATAATTCTGGAATTCCTGTACTGGGTTGGCAATTCAATAAGTCAACTAGCTTCTGCCCCTattgggctccaacggtcaaattgaccgttggagcactgtagcattgtTACAGTGCGGTAACAgtcgatttcgaccattaccgagtGGTGTCGGGCGGTAATGGtcaaaatttcgatcgttaccacccgatattaccccgtatcgtccgatacggggtgCTTTTAAACGTTCCGCCCGGTTGTGGGCGGTCCGCATATCGGTATGCCGTCgaccagtatgtaccgcccgtatcgggcggtattatttggtattgcctaccttggatataagtactctgaacttaactaaacatatgactttttataaatctcaataacagaaaaagatccatgtaatcgatcccaaatagttggaacttacgactttattattgttattatatcTATGAAATAAACTTACGTTAGGAACATATGCCTTCTTAGTGCTTCcatttcctctttcttcttctaaaAACTTTTTTTTGGTGTGTTTACAAATGGGAAAAATAATCAAATTTTTTGTTTTCATGTGAGTTCGAAATTATTGTCTTAAAAAGTTATGTCCTGATGGCAGAAATTTGATTAGTAGTGGTGAATCTCTGCCACCAATGAGATCATATGTGCTAATTTTGGCATGTGCAAATCCAATGAAAATTGATGGATAACAATAATAAGCCTTTATTCTCAGATTTTTGGGAAGAGGCTTCCAGGATAAGTAACACAATTTTTTGGATACTTACCCCTAAGGAAAAAATCAAATAGTTTTATTGTAAAACACTGAAAAGCAGGCCAGCTTTTGCTGATAAAGAATGTGTACATTTATAGTTTTATTATAAATGTGTCAaaacaatttatcacatttcaaactCATTTGGTTACATAAACAGAAGCAAACAACAAGACATTTTTGATATACTTGGAGCTATATATGCTGCTATTTTCTTCCTTGGAGCCAGCAATGCTATCGCTGTGCAGCCTATTGTGGGCATTGAGAGAACAGTCTTTTACCGTGAGAGAGCAGCAGGAATGTACTCAGCCCTGGCCTATGCATTGGCTCAAGTAAGTCAAATCTTTCATGTCACTGAACAAAGTGATTGTGATATTGTTGTTTGCCATAAGGGGCAGATCTTATATTTTCTCATTTATAGTTGTTTATGTCGAGATTAAAAAAGGGACACAATATatagaagagaaaaaagaaaacatggCTCATCCCTCTCACATTCACATATGTAAAATATTTTGCACACCACATTGTATATATGTGATTAACTTGCAGAAAAACAAATAATGATGATCTCAGTCATTCAGCCATGCCATCCAAGAGCACCTTATGAAACCTTCAAAATGATGAATCGTAGTAACTTGTAAAATGTAGTCAGACATTTTTGCTGCAGTATTGCATTCACATGTCCCTTCCATCATTTTCCAAGTGGTGTGCTGCAAAATATATTGGTTTCTTTCTTTCCTGCACATGATCAATTTGTTTAAAGAATTAGCACATTTCTATGACCTATTTACAACGTACCATTCTTAGCCAGTCAGTTTGCCAATATTAATAATTGGCAAAGAGTGACTTCTTTTTGGTTTTTTTCCTTTTAGTTGAATGGCCAACTCTCTGGATCAGCAGAGTCCAACATTGTATGGATGGTTTGAATGTGCTAAATATACAATAAGGCTATTGAAAATAAGCTAAGCCTAATTTAGAAATTTGTTTCAAATTTAATCACTCTGCAGCACATGATATGGAAATTATTCGCTGAGATTATAATCTGTGCACTTTTTAGTGAAGAATTATTATGCCAAGCAGCTAAGAAAATCAATTCAATATTCCCATTTGTTCATGATGAAGTGTCTCAGACTAAGTTCGTAAATGGTGCTTTCTAACTAGTCTTAGTTGTTTCTTTAAGAAAGAAACTTAGAAGTGCAGTgatcataaaaaataatcaaaattttgTTATAGAGCCATGCAACATGAATATCATTTTTCTTCAGATTCATGACAACTGATTTAGTTCTTCACATTTTGCCACAAGACTCCTAGTGAAATGGTTATTTAATGGCAGTTGTGTTCAAATTATTTTAAACCATTTGTGTTTGCTAGAACTACAGCCAACATTCTCATATTTCTTGCATTTGCAGGTTAGCATTGAGATGGTATACATTCTAGCGCAGGGACTTCTTTATAGCCTTCTCCTTTTCTCAATGATTGGTTTTATTTGGCAGGCCACCACCTTCTTCTGGTTTTTCTTCTTCATTTTCATGAGCTTTGCCTACTTTGTTCTACATGGCATGATGATTGTAGCGCTCACACCGGATCACCAAGTGGCTAGTATCCTATCAAGTTTCTTCTACACCTTTTGGAACTTGTTCTCAGGCTTCCTGATACCACGACCGGTATGTGATCACAGACTGTAAGTCGCATGATTCTTGGCCAACTTTTCTTCACTTGTAGTGCTGATCTTATGTTAGATTGCTGCTCATTTTGCAGTCAATTCCAGTCTGGTGGAGGTGGTACTACTGGGGTGATCCCGTAGCTTGGACGATATATGGTGTTGTAGCATCACAGCTGGGACAAAAGGAAAACTTGATCGATATCCCTGGAGAATCCAGAATAACAGTTAAGCAATTCTTAGAGGACAACCTGGGCTATGAACACAGCTTCCTCGGTTATGTAGCTCTGGCTCACTTGGGTTTTGCGTTGGTCTTCTTCCTTGTCTTTGGCTATTCCATCAAGTGCCTCAACTTC
This Musa acuminata AAA Group cultivar baxijiao chromosome BXJ1-2, Cavendish_Baxijiao_AAA, whole genome shotgun sequence DNA region includes the following protein-coding sequences:
- the LOC135594901 gene encoding ABC transporter G family member 43-like, with translation MASELTRKNSSSSSRRNWAGGYQDPADVLRQRSIAAEEGDERESLMWAALEKLPTYDRMRKGIIRQTVDGGGALCSEVDIHRLRRQDRKLLLDRIFRVVEEDNERFLKRLRDRMDRSKQQDIFDILGAIYAAIFFLGASNAIAVQPIVGIERTVFYRERAAGMYSALAYALAQVSIEMVYILAQGLLYSLLLFSMIGFIWQATTFFWFFFFIFMSFAYFVLHGMMIVALTPDHQVASILSSFFYTFWNLFSGFLIPRPSIPVWWRWYYWGDPVAWTIYGVVASQLGQKENLIDIPGESRITVKQFLEDNLGYEHSFLGYVALAHLGFALVFFLVFGYSIKCLNFQKR